The Streptomyces cynarae genome contains a region encoding:
- a CDS encoding HAMP domain-containing protein, whose amino-acid sequence MTSKTTEVVDQGPGERELRQLLAGLTAVRDGDFGTRLPSDGEGLLGDIATVFNGMVDQLSVFTSEVTRVAREVGTEGTLGGQAEVPGVSGTWADLTDSVNAMAGNLTTQVRDIAQVATAVAKGDLSQKIDVPARGEILQLKETVNTMVDQLSAFADEVTRVAREVGSEGRLGGQAQVPGVGGVWRDLTDSVNFMAGNLTSQVRNIAQVTTAVAQGDLSQKITVDARGEILELKNTINTMVDQLSAFADEVTRVAREVGTEGRLGGQADVKGVKGTWRDLTDSVNFMAGNLTSQVRNVAQVATAVAQGDLSQKITVDARGEILELKNTINTMVDQLSAFADEVTRVAREVGTEGNLGGQAIVRGVSGTWKDLTDNVNVMASNLTGQVRSIAQVATAVARGDLSQKITVEAKGEVAALADVINTMVDTLSAFADEVTRVAREVGTEGRLGGQANVPNVAGTWKDLTDNVNSMANNLTGQVRNIALVTTAVAGGDLSKKIDVDARGEILELKTTINTMVDQLSSFAAEVTRVAREVGSEGRLGGQAEVEGVEGTWKRLTENVNELAGNLTRQVRAIAEVASAVAEGDLTRSITVEASGEVAELKDNINSMVESLRETTRANQEQDWLKTNLARISGLMQGHRELPVVAELIMDELTPLVGAQYGAFYLAEDTERGPELRLVGSYGYPDDEERPARIPFGRSLVGQAARNRRPIGVEELPPGYVTISSGLGQTVPSALTVLPIVVEDQVLGVIELASVTRFTQIHQDFLAQLMPTIGVNLNTIVANARTDELLEESQRLTAELQARSEELQVQQEELQRSNAELEEKASLLASQNRDIEAKNLQIEQARQELETRAQELALASKYKSEFLANMSHELRTPLNSLLILAQLLAQNPSRNLTPKQVEYAGIIHSAGSDLLQLINDILDLSKVEAGKMDVAPERVPLRKLLEYVEATFRPMTTQKSLDFTVATAPGTPADLLTDDSRLRQILRNLLSNAVKFTEQGSVELRIEPAADREVPAGVHRGGPVVAFRVKDTGIGIPRQHLETIFGAFQQADGTTSRKYGGTGLGLSITREIAHLLGGAVTVDSTPGQGSTFTLYLPVARADFEELADGGGRRLEQPQQTVPSEVVSAPLAAVGPKQAPGQRRRRLLVVEERPRGLLTLVAESAVADIAQDAGDPRGAIDIITAAGAQEAASALAAEPCHCVVLELGMPDDEGARFLDAMQGDSALASVPVLVHTGHRVDLAQEQSLRSRAGGRPLDFLSSLDELRERITLHLSAEEPGDVLSLVRAEEPQYAAAQPVDDTFLGRKVLVVDDDARNLFALSGILELHGFQVLHADNGRKGIEMLLAHPDVALVLMDVMMPEMDGYAATAEIRTMPQYADLPIIAVTAKAMPGDQEKSLASGANDYVTKPVDTNDLIARVRRWLPV is encoded by the coding sequence ATGACCAGCAAGACGACCGAGGTTGTGGATCAGGGCCCGGGTGAGCGGGAGCTGCGGCAGCTTCTGGCCGGGCTGACCGCCGTACGGGACGGCGACTTCGGCACACGGCTGCCGTCCGACGGGGAGGGTCTGCTCGGCGACATCGCCACCGTCTTCAACGGCATGGTGGACCAGTTGTCCGTGTTCACCTCGGAAGTGACGCGCGTTGCGCGCGAGGTGGGCACCGAGGGCACGCTCGGCGGTCAGGCGGAGGTGCCGGGGGTCTCGGGCACCTGGGCCGACCTGACCGACTCGGTCAACGCCATGGCGGGCAACCTCACCACGCAGGTCCGTGACATCGCCCAGGTGGCGACCGCGGTGGCCAAGGGCGATCTGTCACAGAAGATCGACGTGCCGGCGCGTGGCGAGATCCTGCAGCTGAAGGAGACCGTCAACACGATGGTCGACCAGCTCTCCGCCTTCGCCGACGAAGTCACCCGCGTCGCCCGGGAGGTCGGCAGCGAGGGCAGGCTGGGCGGCCAGGCTCAGGTGCCCGGTGTCGGCGGTGTGTGGCGCGACCTCACCGACTCCGTGAACTTCATGGCGGGCAACCTCACCTCTCAGGTCCGCAACATCGCCCAGGTGACGACCGCGGTCGCCCAGGGCGACCTCTCCCAGAAGATCACCGTCGACGCCCGCGGCGAGATCCTCGAACTCAAGAACACCATCAACACGATGGTCGACCAGCTCTCCGCCTTCGCCGACGAGGTCACCCGCGTCGCCCGCGAAGTGGGCACCGAGGGCAGGTTGGGCGGCCAGGCCGACGTCAAGGGTGTCAAGGGCACCTGGCGCGACCTCACCGACTCCGTCAACTTCATGGCGGGCAACCTCACCTCTCAGGTCCGCAACGTCGCCCAGGTGGCCACCGCGGTCGCCCAGGGCGACCTCTCCCAGAAGATCACCGTCGACGCCCGCGGCGAAATCCTCGAACTCAAGAACACCATCAACACGATGGTCGACCAGCTCTCCGCCTTCGCCGACGAGGTCACCCGCGTCGCCCGCGAGGTCGGCACCGAGGGCAACCTGGGCGGCCAGGCCATCGTCCGGGGTGTGTCGGGGACCTGGAAGGACCTGACGGACAACGTCAACGTGATGGCGTCCAACCTGACCGGCCAGGTCCGCTCGATCGCCCAGGTCGCCACGGCCGTGGCACGCGGCGACCTGTCCCAGAAGATCACGGTCGAGGCCAAGGGCGAGGTCGCGGCCCTTGCGGACGTCATCAACACGATGGTCGACACGTTGTCCGCGTTCGCCGACGAGGTCACCCGCGTCGCCCGCGAGGTCGGTACGGAGGGACGCCTCGGGGGTCAGGCGAACGTGCCGAACGTGGCGGGCACGTGGAAGGACCTCACGGACAACGTCAACTCGATGGCCAACAACCTCACCGGCCAGGTGCGCAACATCGCCCTGGTGACGACGGCGGTGGCGGGCGGCGACCTGTCGAAGAAGATCGACGTCGACGCCCGGGGCGAGATCCTGGAGCTCAAGACCACCATCAACACGATGGTCGACCAGCTGTCGTCGTTCGCCGCCGAGGTCACCCGCGTCGCCCGCGAGGTCGGCAGCGAGGGCCGGCTCGGCGGCCAGGCCGAGGTGGAGGGCGTCGAGGGCACCTGGAAGCGGCTGACGGAGAACGTCAACGAACTGGCCGGGAACCTGACCCGGCAGGTCCGCGCGATCGCCGAGGTCGCGAGCGCCGTCGCCGAGGGCGACCTGACCCGTTCCATCACCGTGGAGGCGTCGGGCGAGGTCGCCGAGCTCAAGGACAACATCAACTCCATGGTCGAGTCCCTGCGCGAGACCACGCGGGCCAACCAGGAGCAGGACTGGCTGAAGACCAACCTGGCCCGGATCTCCGGCCTGATGCAGGGTCACCGGGAACTGCCCGTCGTCGCCGAGCTGATCATGGACGAGCTGACGCCGCTGGTCGGGGCCCAGTACGGCGCCTTCTACCTCGCGGAGGACACCGAGCGCGGCCCCGAACTGCGGCTGGTGGGCTCCTACGGCTACCCCGACGACGAGGAGCGGCCCGCCCGCATCCCCTTCGGCCGCTCGCTGGTCGGACAGGCCGCGCGCAACCGGCGCCCCATCGGCGTGGAGGAGCTGCCGCCGGGCTATGTGACGATCTCCTCGGGGCTCGGGCAGACGGTGCCGAGCGCCCTGACGGTTCTGCCCATCGTGGTCGAGGACCAGGTCCTCGGCGTCATCGAGCTGGCCTCCGTCACCCGGTTCACCCAGATCCACCAGGACTTCCTGGCACAGCTGATGCCGACCATCGGCGTCAACCTCAACACCATCGTGGCCAACGCCCGAACCGACGAGCTCCTCGAGGAGTCCCAGCGGCTGACCGCCGAACTGCAGGCACGCTCGGAGGAGTTGCAGGTCCAGCAGGAGGAACTGCAGCGCTCCAACGCCGAGCTGGAGGAGAAGGCCTCGCTGCTGGCCTCGCAGAACCGGGACATCGAGGCCAAGAACCTCCAGATCGAGCAGGCGCGGCAGGAGCTGGAGACCCGCGCCCAGGAGCTGGCGCTGGCCTCGAAGTACAAGTCGGAGTTCCTGGCGAACATGAGCCACGAGCTGCGCACGCCGCTGAACAGCCTGCTGATCCTCGCCCAGCTGCTGGCACAGAACCCGTCCCGCAACCTCACCCCCAAGCAGGTCGAGTACGCGGGCATCATCCACTCGGCGGGCTCGGACCTGCTCCAGCTGATCAACGACATCCTCGATCTGTCGAAGGTCGAGGCCGGCAAGATGGACGTCGCTCCCGAACGCGTCCCGTTGCGGAAGCTGTTGGAGTACGTCGAGGCGACGTTCCGGCCGATGACGACGCAGAAGAGCCTGGACTTCACGGTGGCCACCGCCCCCGGCACACCCGCCGACCTGCTCACCGACGACTCCCGGCTGCGTCAGATCCTGCGCAACCTGCTGTCGAACGCCGTCAAGTTCACCGAGCAGGGAAGTGTCGAGCTGCGCATCGAACCCGCCGCCGACCGGGAGGTGCCCGCGGGAGTCCACCGCGGTGGTCCCGTCGTGGCCTTCCGGGTGAAGGACACCGGCATCGGCATTCCCCGGCAGCATCTGGAGACGATCTTCGGGGCGTTCCAGCAGGCTGACGGGACGACGAGCCGCAAGTACGGCGGCACCGGCCTCGGCCTGTCGATCACACGGGAGATCGCCCATCTGCTCGGCGGGGCCGTCACGGTCGACAGCACGCCCGGTCAGGGCAGCACGTTCACGCTCTATCTGCCCGTGGCACGCGCCGACTTCGAGGAACTGGCGGACGGCGGCGGCCGACGGTTGGAGCAACCGCAGCAGACGGTTCCCTCCGAGGTGGTGTCGGCGCCGCTCGCGGCTGTCGGCCCGAAGCAGGCGCCCGGGCAGCGCAGACGTCGCCTGCTGGTCGTCGAGGAGCGCCCGCGCGGTCTGCTCACCCTCGTCGCGGAGAGCGCGGTCGCGGACATCGCGCAGGACGCCGGCGATCCGCGCGGGGCGATCGACATCATCACCGCCGCAGGGGCGCAGGAGGCGGCGAGCGCGCTGGCCGCGGAACCCTGCCACTGTGTCGTCCTCGAACTCGGCATGCCGGACGACGAGGGCGCGCGCTTCCTGGACGCCATGCAGGGCGACTCCGCGCTGGCAAGTGTGCCGGTGCTCGTCCACACGGGGCACCGCGTGGACCTGGCCCAGGAGCAGTCCTTGCGGTCCCGTGCGGGGGGTCGGCCGCTTGATTTCCTGTCCAGCCTGGACGAACTGCGCGAACGCATCACACTGCACCTGTCCGCCGAGGAACCCGGAGACGTACTTTCGCTGGTCCGCGCGGAGGAGCCCCAGTACGCGGCCGCGCAGCCCGTGGACGACACCTTCCTCGGTCGCAAGGTGCTCGTGGTCGACGACGACGCGCGCAACCTCTTCGCGCTCAGCGGCATCCTCGAACTCCACGGTTTCCAGGTCCTGCACGCGGACAACGGCCGCAAGGGCATCGAGATGCTGCTCGCCCACCCGGACGTCGCGCTGGTCCTGATGGACGTGATGATGCCGGAGATGGACGGGTACGCCGCCACCGCCGAGATCCGCACCATGCCGCAGTACGCGGACCTGCCGATCATCGCCGTCACCGCGAAGGCGATGCCGGGCGACCAGGAGAAGAGCCTCGCCTCCGGCGCGAACGACTACGTGACCAAACCCGTCGACACCAACGACCTCATCGCCCGCGTCCGACGCTGGCTGCCCGTCTGA
- a CDS encoding DUF1062 domain-containing protein, with the protein MVVPTCLPLVLRRCHACASGRFRANGKFRVNANHKLLDAWLLVLCTACGETAKLSVLERVNVRSVRPELLDRLHDNDPGLAAELLQDPVVRRRNRIALDWDGAWRLDTGGSDHLDREVIDVSIRFAARIPVRPVRLIAEGCGLSRAEVERLITEGKLVSAVRLSGRLSGDFTFTLKR; encoded by the coding sequence GTGGTCGTGCCCACCTGCCTGCCGCTCGTACTCCGCCGCTGCCACGCGTGCGCGTCCGGGCGCTTCCGGGCCAACGGCAAATTCCGCGTCAACGCGAACCACAAGCTCCTCGACGCCTGGCTTCTCGTGCTCTGTACCGCTTGCGGGGAAACCGCGAAGCTCTCGGTCCTGGAGCGGGTGAATGTGCGCTCCGTACGACCTGAGCTGCTGGACCGGCTGCATGACAACGACCCCGGCCTGGCAGCTGAGCTGCTCCAGGATCCGGTCGTGCGGCGCCGCAATCGCATCGCCCTCGACTGGGACGGCGCCTGGCGCCTCGACACCGGCGGATCGGATCACCTCGACCGCGAAGTGATCGACGTCTCGATCCGCTTCGCGGCGCGGATCCCTGTCCGGCCGGTGCGGCTGATCGCCGAAGGCTGCGGTCTTTCACGGGCCGAGGTCGAGAGACTGATCACGGAGGGGAAGCTCGTTTCGGCGGTCCGGCTGAGCGGCAGGCTCTCCGGCGACTTCACCTTCACTCTCAAGCGCTGA
- a CDS encoding amino acid permease, with translation MTATSTTEATEPERAPAAPGRRRTFGLAAATALVMGNIIGGGIFALPATVAPYGTVSLLAFAMLSVAAVLLALLFGRLARRSPVTGGLYVYPRDAFGDFAGFLSAWSYWTMCWVSIAALAVAVVGYVDVFIPLHGNHTLEAVVALAALWLPAAANFAGTRWVGAVQVVSTVLKFVPLLVVATVGLFFVRADNFGPFNASGQSATGAVAASAALLLYSFLGVESAAMSAGEVRDPERTVGRASVLGTLGSALVYLLGTVAVFGLVPHDRLTKSGAPFADAVDAITGGHWGGTAIALVAVASITGCLNGWILLAAQMPYAAARDGLFPAPFARVGKGGVPGFGVWACAVLGTLLIALNYTAGPDTTFRVLVLITTFTGCVPYLLSAAAQLYWLAQGTRDRVRPAGLVRDLIVAALSFAFSFWLIAGAGYAAVYQGVLFLFAGIPVYVWLRGRREAREQRA, from the coding sequence ATGACTGCCACCAGCACCACCGAGGCGACCGAGCCGGAGCGCGCCCCCGCCGCGCCGGGCCGCCGCCGCACCTTCGGACTCGCCGCCGCCACCGCCCTGGTGATGGGCAACATCATCGGCGGGGGCATCTTCGCCCTGCCCGCCACCGTCGCCCCGTACGGCACCGTCAGCCTGCTCGCCTTCGCCATGCTGTCCGTCGCCGCCGTGCTCCTCGCCCTCCTCTTCGGCAGGCTCGCCCGGCGCAGCCCCGTCACCGGCGGCCTGTACGTCTACCCGCGCGACGCCTTCGGCGACTTCGCGGGCTTCCTGTCCGCCTGGTCGTACTGGACGATGTGCTGGGTGAGCATCGCCGCGCTCGCCGTCGCGGTCGTCGGCTACGTCGACGTGTTCATACCCCTGCACGGCAACCACACCCTCGAGGCCGTCGTCGCCCTGGCCGCGCTCTGGCTGCCGGCCGCCGCCAACTTCGCGGGCACCCGCTGGGTCGGCGCGGTGCAGGTGGTCTCCACGGTGCTGAAGTTCGTGCCGCTGCTCGTCGTCGCCACCGTCGGCCTGTTCTTCGTGCGCGCCGACAACTTCGGCCCGTTCAACGCCTCCGGGCAGAGCGCGACCGGCGCGGTCGCCGCCTCCGCCGCGCTCCTCCTCTACAGCTTCCTCGGCGTGGAGTCCGCCGCCATGAGCGCCGGCGAGGTCCGCGACCCCGAGCGCACGGTGGGCCGCGCCAGCGTCCTCGGCACTCTCGGCTCCGCCCTCGTGTACCTCCTCGGCACGGTCGCCGTCTTCGGCCTGGTCCCGCACGACAGGCTGACCAAGTCCGGGGCGCCGTTCGCGGACGCCGTGGACGCGATCACCGGCGGCCACTGGGGCGGCACCGCCATCGCGCTGGTCGCCGTCGCCTCGATCACCGGCTGCCTCAACGGCTGGATCCTGCTGGCCGCGCAGATGCCGTACGCCGCCGCCCGTGACGGGCTCTTCCCGGCGCCGTTCGCCCGCGTCGGCAAGGGCGGGGTGCCCGGATTCGGGGTGTGGGCCTGTGCGGTCCTCGGCACACTGCTGATCGCCCTCAACTACACGGCGGGCCCGGACACCACCTTCCGCGTCCTCGTCCTGATCACCACGTTCACCGGCTGCGTTCCGTACCTGCTGTCCGCGGCGGCCCAGTTGTACTGGCTGGCGCAGGGCACCCGTGACCGGGTCCGCCCGGCTGGTCTGGTCCGCGACCTGATCGTCGCGGCCCTGTCCTTCGCCTTCTCCTTCTGGCTGATAGCGGGCGCGGGCTACGCGGCCGTCTACCAGGGTGTGTTGTTCCTCTTCGCGGGCATCCCGGTGTACGTGTGGCTGCGCGGACGCCGGGAGGCGCGGGAGCAGCGCGCCTAG
- a CDS encoding GNAT family N-acetyltransferase, with translation MLKGDKVGLRARHEDDIPVLRAELYDDVVNSSRAETGPWRPIAPGSKDPRLVVDDQEQRHVPFSVVELEGGTLVGTATLWGIDNHNRSAHIGLGLLPSSRGKGYGTDVVAVLCHYGFVVRGLHRLQIETLSDNAAMLRAAERNGFVREGVLRSSAWVMGEFLDEVLLGLLVQDWKPDS, from the coding sequence ATGCTGAAGGGCGACAAGGTCGGGCTGAGGGCTCGGCACGAGGACGACATCCCGGTCCTTCGGGCCGAGCTCTACGACGACGTGGTCAACTCCTCGCGGGCGGAGACCGGGCCGTGGCGGCCGATCGCGCCGGGCTCGAAGGACCCGCGCCTCGTGGTGGACGACCAGGAGCAGCGGCACGTCCCGTTCTCCGTGGTGGAGCTGGAGGGCGGCACGCTCGTCGGCACCGCGACCCTGTGGGGCATCGACAATCACAACCGGTCCGCGCACATCGGTCTGGGGCTGCTGCCGTCCTCGCGCGGCAAGGGCTACGGCACCGACGTGGTCGCGGTGTTGTGCCACTACGGTTTCGTCGTGCGTGGCCTGCACCGGCTGCAGATCGAGACGCTGTCGGACAACGCCGCGATGCTTCGCGCCGCCGAGCGCAACGGCTTCGTCCGCGAGGGCGTACTGCGCTCCTCGGCCTGGGTGATGGGCGAGTTCCTGGACGAGGTCCTGCTCGGACTCCTCGTCCAGGACTGGAAGCCGGACTCGTGA
- a CDS encoding oxidoreductase — MNKVWLVTGASSGLGRAITDAAVGAGDVVVAAARRTEALADLVSAYPDQVEAVALDVTDTAAAQTVVRDVVDRHGRIDVLVNNAGRTHVGAVEETTEAELRSLFDVHFFGPAALVRAVLPSMRARRSGAIVQMSSMGGQMSAPGFSAYSATKFALEGLSEALAPEVRPLGIKVLIVEPGAFRTGLMGNAGASTRIEDYTATVGATRAMVAGGDEQQPGDPAKAAAAILAALEAEETPLRLPLGDDGVDAVLGHLDQVRADIMAWEKVTRATAFDD; from the coding sequence ATGAACAAGGTATGGCTGGTGACCGGAGCGAGCAGCGGACTGGGCCGGGCGATCACCGATGCGGCGGTCGGCGCCGGGGACGTGGTGGTCGCCGCCGCCCGCCGCACCGAGGCGCTGGCGGACCTGGTCTCGGCGTACCCCGACCAGGTGGAGGCGGTGGCCCTCGACGTCACGGACACCGCCGCCGCTCAGACGGTGGTACGGGACGTGGTCGATCGGCACGGGCGGATCGACGTCCTGGTCAACAACGCGGGCCGCACCCACGTCGGTGCGGTCGAGGAGACGACCGAAGCCGAGCTGCGCTCACTGTTCGACGTGCACTTCTTCGGGCCGGCCGCCCTGGTGCGGGCCGTGCTGCCGTCCATGCGGGCCCGACGCTCGGGCGCCATCGTGCAGATGAGCAGCATGGGCGGACAGATGTCCGCACCCGGCTTCTCGGCGTACAGCGCCACGAAGTTCGCCCTGGAGGGACTGTCGGAGGCCCTCGCGCCCGAGGTGCGGCCGCTCGGCATCAAGGTGCTGATCGTGGAGCCGGGCGCCTTCCGCACCGGCCTCATGGGCAATGCCGGGGCCAGCACCCGGATCGAGGACTACACGGCGACGGTCGGCGCGACCCGGGCGATGGTGGCCGGGGGCGACGAGCAGCAACCGGGCGACCCGGCGAAGGCCGCCGCCGCGATCCTCGCCGCCCTGGAGGCCGAGGAGACGCCCCTTCGACTGCCGCTGGGCGACGACGGGGTGGACGCGGTGCTCGGGCACCTGGACCAGGTGCGGGCGGACATCATGGCCTGGGAGAAGGTGACGCGGGCGACGGCGTTCGACGACTGA
- a CDS encoding autotransporter, producing the protein MRSHTHRTAAAVGALAAVAFTLTTPPASAAGVRDVTADVLAGRDVTLAGDTVVTVPGGTTTYGGVFRGEGTLTVRGSGTLILTKDSDFTLPTSRRGQHVTTRGGNHPYTTVTNPDPPAVTVERGATLQYGTGGGSGLIGHFPYNTPGYRLNQLNIRVDGTLRLSLTRTFNLGTISGAGLVTQPRNMWGTLDLAGTHPFSGVIDNGTGTAAGRPEFPVALPNARAILNQGSWIIDTPLNQTITLRQDFYQREYGSDVNVHSRPGSKVVLTGQYSYSDEGGDTNPSLSDPDLNWRLLPHQVNKRGTNIEGANVQWGDGTTHRIFMPGTKDTVYINLHEASGRRSLLTLDYDGPVTLGAPIGGGRYHDTLAAPGAGDVVISGTRGNDVTFAARQYYDGSTTVEKGAVLRLGSGKPGGDGSLMTGTARTRIVDDGTLVVRNTSTPVSLSRIGGSGSLVQSGAATTTLTGNAVAYTGTTTVTQGTLALRGGATLAHSSAIRLTTTGARLDPGPAGLRLATTLTGRGTVRGSVTNDGTLTGGLMVTGDYTQHAGGQLMLRDGPLKVAGEVRLAGELDLSDAGSPSARQITVLDHQGRTKTVGTFTGLPEGAEVRLADTTYRIGYRGGDGNDVVLTAVGATRSAQAPTASGAPDDPRAANTSEGGSLAWWPGYALGVAMVAGLLVPVILRERSRGARASAGQGGGRQGGRHAAP; encoded by the coding sequence GTGCGCAGCCATACCCACAGAACAGCGGCGGCCGTCGGCGCCCTTGCGGCGGTCGCCTTCACACTCACCACTCCCCCGGCTTCAGCGGCCGGGGTCCGCGACGTCACCGCGGACGTGCTCGCCGGCCGGGACGTGACGCTCGCCGGTGACACGGTGGTGACCGTGCCGGGCGGGACGACCACCTACGGCGGGGTGTTCCGCGGCGAGGGCACGCTCACCGTGCGCGGCAGCGGGACGCTGATCCTCACGAAGGACAGCGACTTCACCCTGCCCACCTCCCGGCGAGGGCAGCACGTCACGACCCGGGGCGGCAACCACCCGTACACCACGGTGACGAACCCCGACCCGCCCGCGGTGACGGTGGAGCGCGGTGCGACGCTGCAGTACGGCACGGGCGGCGGCAGCGGGCTGATCGGCCACTTCCCGTACAACACCCCTGGTTACCGGCTCAATCAACTGAACATCCGGGTGGACGGCACTCTGCGCCTGTCCCTGACCCGCACCTTCAACCTCGGCACCATCAGCGGCGCGGGCCTGGTCACCCAGCCCCGGAACATGTGGGGCACCCTCGACCTGGCCGGAACACACCCGTTCTCCGGTGTCATCGACAACGGCACCGGCACGGCGGCCGGCCGACCCGAGTTCCCCGTCGCGCTGCCGAACGCCCGTGCCATCCTCAACCAGGGCTCCTGGATCATCGACACCCCGCTGAACCAGACGATCACTTTGCGCCAGGACTTCTACCAGCGGGAGTACGGCAGCGATGTCAACGTCCACTCACGGCCCGGCAGCAAGGTGGTCCTCACCGGCCAGTACAGCTACAGCGACGAGGGCGGCGACACGAATCCCTCGCTCAGCGACCCGGACCTCAACTGGCGACTGCTGCCCCATCAGGTGAACAAACGCGGCACCAACATCGAGGGCGCGAACGTCCAGTGGGGCGACGGCACCACGCACCGCATCTTCATGCCGGGCACCAAGGACACCGTCTACATCAACCTGCACGAGGCGAGCGGCCGGCGCTCGCTGCTCACCTTGGACTACGACGGCCCGGTGACGCTGGGCGCCCCCATCGGCGGCGGCCGGTACCACGACACGCTGGCCGCGCCGGGCGCCGGTGACGTCGTCATCTCGGGGACGCGCGGCAACGACGTCACCTTCGCCGCCCGCCAGTACTACGACGGGTCGACGACCGTCGAGAAGGGGGCGGTGCTGCGGCTGGGCTCGGGGAAGCCGGGTGGGGACGGTTCGCTGATGACCGGCACCGCGCGGACGCGGATCGTGGACGACGGCACGCTGGTCGTCCGCAACACCTCGACGCCCGTGTCGCTGTCCCGGATCGGCGGCAGCGGCTCGCTCGTGCAGTCGGGTGCCGCGACGACCACGCTGACCGGGAACGCGGTCGCCTACACGGGAACGACGACCGTCACCCAGGGCACCCTGGCCCTGCGCGGCGGCGCAACACTCGCCCACAGCAGCGCGATCCGGCTCACGACGACGGGCGCACGGCTCGACCCGGGCCCGGCGGGCCTGCGTTTGGCGACCACGCTGACGGGTCGGGGCACGGTGCGCGGGTCGGTGACGAACGACGGCACACTGACGGGCGGACTCATGGTGACGGGTGACTACACGCAGCACGCCGGTGGCCAACTGATGCTTCGTGACGGCCCTTTGAAGGTGGCGGGCGAGGTCCGGCTGGCCGGTGAGCTCGACCTGTCGGACGCCGGATCGCCCTCGGCCCGGCAGATCACCGTCCTGGACCACCAGGGCCGCACGAAGACCGTCGGCACGTTCACGGGCCTGCCGGAAGGGGCGGAGGTGAGGCTCGCCGACACCACCTACCGCATCGGCTACCGGGGCGGCGACGGCAACGACGTCGTCCTGACCGCCGTCGGCGCCACCCGGTCCGCTCAGGCGCCGACCGCGTCCGGCGCGCCGGACGACCCGCGGGCCGCGAACACCTCGGAGGGCGGCTCACTGGCGTGGTGGCCGGGGTATGCGCTGGGGGTGGCGATGGTGGCGGGGCTGCTGGTCCCGGTGATCCTCCGCGAGCGCAGCCGCGGCGCCCGAGCGAGCGCAGGACAGGGCGGCGGACGCCAGGGCGGACGGCACGCGGCTCCATGA
- a CDS encoding VOC family protein, which produces MIRKLQAVALDCADPARLAEFYANLLGGRVVTDPEEPDWVEVHGFEGTPLACQRVDGHRPPEWPGQERPQQLHLDFDVDDLDGEEKRALALGATVLERTDQLRPGANWRIYADPAGHPFCLCLH; this is translated from the coding sequence GTGATTCGAAAGCTGCAGGCGGTCGCGCTGGACTGCGCTGACCCGGCACGGCTTGCGGAGTTCTACGCGAATCTGCTCGGTGGCCGGGTGGTCACGGACCCGGAGGAGCCCGACTGGGTCGAGGTGCACGGGTTCGAGGGGACGCCGCTGGCCTGCCAGCGGGTGGACGGCCACCGACCGCCCGAATGGCCCGGCCAGGAGCGCCCGCAACAGCTCCACCTGGACTTCGACGTGGACGATCTCGACGGAGAGGAGAAGCGGGCGCTCGCCCTCGGTGCGACCGTGCTGGAGCGGACGGACCAGCTCCGCCCGGGGGCCAACTGGCGGATCTACGCGGACCCGGCCGGCCATCCGTTCTGCCTCTGCCTCCACTGA